In one window of Haemophilus parainfluenzae DNA:
- a CDS encoding DUF2625 domain-containing protein, protein MQTLEQLTDASKSAWVTIFQWIEHARNHCDVIKKDQSSAERELFSMQMPTSSPMGAVIYETGGILIHHGWLRILGSGSFKLPRGLMDWNFSKSFNQSGDKPKYLLVADDVIGGYFALNGGSLGSNLGKIYYFSPKDLTWHDLNFTYTDFLAWALDGDIEAFYRNLFWQNWQEDVKQLDGNHMIVFTPELSEDKMTDINQRERREVNIETHYNASFTEQDKFAQAYSVA, encoded by the coding sequence ATGCAAACTTTAGAACAACTGACTGATGCCTCAAAATCTGCTTGGGTAACCATTTTCCAATGGATTGAGCATGCTCGCAATCATTGTGATGTGATTAAAAAAGATCAATCTAGTGCAGAGCGTGAGCTTTTCAGCATGCAAATGCCCACTTCTTCTCCAATGGGAGCAGTTATTTATGAAACCGGTGGCATTTTAATTCATCATGGCTGGTTACGTATATTGGGGTCAGGAAGTTTTAAATTACCACGTGGATTAATGGACTGGAATTTTAGCAAATCCTTTAATCAATCAGGTGATAAACCAAAATATTTGCTTGTTGCGGACGATGTCATTGGTGGTTATTTTGCTTTAAATGGTGGCTCTTTAGGTTCTAATCTTGGCAAGATTTATTATTTTTCGCCAAAAGATTTAACTTGGCATGATTTAAATTTTACCTATACGGATTTCTTAGCTTGGGCATTAGATGGTGACATTGAAGCATTTTACCGAAATCTGTTTTGGCAAAATTGGCAAGAAGATGTAAAACAACTTGATGGTAACCACATGATTGTTTTTACGCCAGAACTTTCTGAAGATAAAATGACAGACATTAATCAGCGTGAACGACGCGAAGTCAACATTGAAACCCATTACAACGCAAGTTTCACCGAACAAGATAAATTTGCACAAGCTTATTCAGTGGCATAA
- the fdx gene encoding ISC system 2Fe-2S type ferredoxin: protein MPKVIFLPNEEFCPEGMVVDAAAGDNLLEVAHNAGVEIHHACDGSCACTTCHVVIREGFDSLNEASDQEEDMLDKAWGLEMDSRLSCQCVVGDEDLVVEIPKYNINHANEAAH from the coding sequence ATGCCAAAAGTGATTTTTTTACCGAATGAAGAATTCTGCCCAGAGGGTATGGTGGTTGATGCAGCAGCAGGCGACAACTTATTAGAAGTGGCACATAATGCGGGCGTTGAAATTCACCACGCTTGCGATGGTTCTTGTGCTTGTACAACATGCCATGTAGTTATTCGTGAAGGGTTTGATTCATTAAATGAAGCGAGCGATCAAGAAGAAGACATGTTAGATAAAGCATGGGGTTTAGAAATGGATAGCCGCCTTTCTTGCCAATGTGTCGTGGGCGATGAAGATTTAGTGGTGGAAATCCCTAAATATAATATTAACCATGCGAATGAGGCAGCCCACTAA
- the iscA gene encoding iron-sulfur cluster assembly protein IscA, with amino-acid sequence MSITLTEKAAQRVRTFLENRGKGIGLRLGVKTSGCSGLGYVLEFVDVLNDDDLVFEQHGVKVIVDPKSLVYLNGIELDYVKEGLNEGFKYSNPNVKESCGCGESFHV; translated from the coding sequence ATGTCAATAACACTCACTGAAAAAGCGGCACAACGAGTTCGTACTTTTCTTGAAAATCGTGGAAAAGGCATTGGTTTGCGCTTAGGTGTGAAAACATCAGGTTGTTCGGGTTTAGGTTATGTGCTTGAATTCGTTGATGTGCTCAATGATGACGATCTTGTTTTTGAGCAGCATGGCGTGAAAGTCATAGTCGATCCAAAAAGTTTGGTTTATTTAAATGGCATTGAGCTAGATTACGTCAAAGAAGGTTTGAACGAAGGCTTTAAATATAGCAACCCGAATGTGAAAGAGTCTTGTGGTTGTGGTGAAAGTTTCCACGTTTAA
- the hscB gene encoding Fe-S protein assembly co-chaperone HscB translates to MINPFAIFDLPVAFNVDQALLSERYLVLQKSLHPDNFVTADAQEQRIAMQKSTEVNDALKTLKDPILRAEAIIALNTGEAQDLEQKSTQDVAFLMQQLEWREELENIEQSQDENALESFAKRVKKETKEMLTALEAQLNEQQWSTAAQFCDKLRFLKKLADEISQVEERLFEL, encoded by the coding sequence ATGATAAATCCTTTTGCTATTTTTGATTTACCCGTTGCTTTCAATGTTGATCAAGCCCTTTTGTCTGAACGCTATTTAGTACTTCAAAAGAGCTTGCACCCTGATAATTTTGTTACGGCAGATGCGCAAGAACAACGTATCGCAATGCAAAAGTCGACAGAAGTGAATGATGCATTAAAAACCTTGAAAGACCCGATTCTACGCGCAGAAGCAATTATTGCGTTAAATACGGGAGAAGCACAAGATTTAGAACAAAAGAGTACGCAAGATGTAGCATTCCTAATGCAGCAATTAGAGTGGCGTGAAGAACTCGAAAATATTGAGCAAAGCCAGGATGAAAATGCGTTAGAATCCTTTGCAAAACGCGTTAAAAAAGAAACAAAAGAAATGTTGACCGCACTTGAAGCACAGCTTAATGAGCAACAATGGTCAACTGCTGCACAGTTCTGTGATAAATTACGTTTTCTTAAAAAATTGGCGGATGAAATTAGCCAAGTAGAAGAACGTCTATTTGAATTATAA
- the trmJ gene encoding tRNA (cytosine(32)/uridine(32)-2'-O)-methyltransferase TrmJ, whose product MLQNIRIVLVETSHSGNIGSAARAMKTMGLSNLYLVSPKSVDEQSIALAAGADDVLQNAKIVDTFEQAIEDCSLVIGTSARLRHLQSTLIEPRECAEKASVHQGQVAIVFGRERVGLTNEELLKCHYHLNIPANPEYSSLNLAMAVQLVSYEMRMAFLAKGKMENTLSIIENIYPTTQEIEYFFMHTEHVYKSLGFIQNQGVMQKLRRLYNRSFLEKNELNILHGMLSSVEKHVNLEKGQS is encoded by the coding sequence ATGTTACAAAATATTCGTATTGTTTTAGTTGAAACATCACATAGCGGAAACATCGGTTCAGCTGCGCGTGCAATGAAAACGATGGGATTATCCAATCTTTATTTGGTATCGCCAAAATCAGTGGATGAACAATCTATCGCATTAGCAGCAGGGGCAGATGACGTTTTGCAAAATGCTAAAATTGTTGACACTTTTGAGCAAGCAATAGAAGACTGCTCCTTGGTAATTGGTACTAGTGCGAGATTACGTCATTTACAGAGTACGTTGATTGAGCCTAGAGAATGTGCTGAGAAGGCCAGTGTTCATCAAGGTCAAGTAGCGATTGTGTTCGGTCGTGAGCGTGTTGGCCTCACAAATGAAGAATTACTTAAATGTCATTATCATTTAAATATTCCAGCTAATCCTGAATATTCTTCGCTAAATTTAGCGATGGCAGTTCAGTTAGTAAGTTATGAAATGCGAATGGCATTTTTAGCAAAAGGTAAAATGGAAAATACTCTTTCTATAATAGAAAATATCTATCCAACAACACAAGAAATAGAGTATTTTTTTATGCATACAGAACATGTATATAAATCACTTGGTTTTATTCAAAATCAAGGGGTTATGCAAAAATTGAGACGACTTTATAATCGTTCCTTTTTGGAGAAAAATGAATTGAATATTTTGCATGGGATGCTAAGCTCCGTTGAAAAACACGTCAATTTGGAAAAAGGGCAAAGTTGA
- a CDS encoding class I SAM-dependent methyltransferase gives MSNNVTKDNLTVNFSTDWFTHNIPSLSYIFEQFTPQRILEIGSFEGRSTHFFTEEMLKYHNEIEIHCIDSWEGGLEHQGKWDMSSVEQSFNENIQTLMIYAKRCRKSLNIIKHKGYSHTKMIELLAKGEAGKFDFIYIDGSHEAPDVLFDAILAHKLVKNNGIIAFDDYLWSPEENGKQNHYHLVKPAVDAYVNIYQQKLHVLQMLPVYQLYIQKLSD, from the coding sequence ATGTCAAACAACGTAACTAAAGATAATTTAACTGTCAATTTCAGTACTGACTGGTTTACTCATAATATCCCTTCTCTATCCTATATTTTTGAACAATTTACACCTCAAAGAATCTTAGAAATTGGTTCATTTGAAGGGCGTTCAACTCATTTTTTTACTGAGGAAATGCTTAAATACCATAATGAAATAGAGATTCATTGTATTGATTCTTGGGAAGGTGGATTAGAGCATCAAGGAAAGTGGGATATGAGTTCTGTTGAGCAATCTTTCAATGAGAATATTCAAACATTAATGATTTATGCCAAACGATGCAGAAAATCCCTTAATATTATCAAACATAAGGGATATTCCCATACTAAAATGATTGAACTATTAGCAAAAGGTGAAGCTGGAAAATTTGATTTTATCTATATAGATGGTTCTCATGAAGCCCCAGATGTACTATTTGATGCTATTTTAGCCCATAAATTAGTAAAAAATAATGGTATTATTGCTTTTGATGACTATTTATGGAGCCCAGAAGAAAATGGAAAACAAAACCACTACCACCTAGTAAAACCTGCTGTCGATGCTTACGTCAATATCTATCAGCAAAAACTACATGTTTTACAAATGTTACCGGTTTACCAACTTTATATACAAAAACTATCAGATTAA
- a CDS encoding IS3 family transposase: MQRLRTRYPLKWLLGFAQLARSTFFAKLQIKLDKDELLKKTIKRIKANHPDYGYRRVHACLPGVNHKKVQRLMQTLGLQVRSRKSKKFTTYRGTIGVIAPNHLERDFSATAPNQKWVTDITEFKAKDGSKVYLSPILDLFNNEIVSYNLSYSPNWAQVEDMLMQAVKGLNKACGVILHSDQGWQYQMVAYRRILAEHGIIQSMSRKGNCLDNAAMESFFGRLKTECFYGREFNSREEIVDAVRDYLDYYNHRRIQLKLKGLSPVQYRKQSFK; encoded by the coding sequence ATCCAAAGGTTAAGAACACGCTATCCGTTAAAATGGCTTTTAGGCTTTGCACAATTAGCGCGTAGTACGTTTTTTGCTAAACTTCAGATTAAACTGGATAAGGATGAGTTGTTGAAAAAGACCATTAAACGCATCAAAGCCAATCATCCTGATTATGGCTACCGACGTGTTCATGCCTGCTTGCCAGGCGTGAATCATAAAAAAGTTCAACGTTTAATGCAGACACTTGGGCTTCAAGTGCGGTCAAGAAAAAGCAAGAAATTTACGACCTATCGAGGCACGATAGGGGTGATTGCTCCTAATCATCTTGAACGCGATTTTAGTGCAACGGCCCCGAACCAAAAATGGGTGACCGATATCACCGAGTTTAAGGCGAAAGATGGGAGTAAAGTCTATTTATCTCCAATTTTAGACTTATTTAACAATGAGATAGTTTCATATAATCTCAGCTATTCCCCAAACTGGGCGCAAGTAGAGGACATGTTAATGCAAGCCGTCAAAGGATTAAATAAAGCTTGTGGTGTCATTTTACATTCAGACCAGGGATGGCAATATCAAATGGTGGCTTATCGTCGAATCTTGGCTGAACATGGCATCATTCAAAGTATGTCGAGAAAAGGGAATTGCTTGGACAACGCCGCAATGGAAAGTTTCTTTGGACGATTAAAAACAGAATGTTTTTATGGTCGGGAATTTAACAGTAGAGAGGAGATAGTTGATGCCGTCAGGGATTATTTGGATTACTATAATCACCGACGGATTCAACTAAAATTAAAAGGACTGAGTCCGGTACAATATCGAAAACAATCCTTTAAATAA
- the iscX gene encoding Fe-S cluster assembly protein IscX: MKWTDTQLIAEELYDRNPDLDPKTVRFTDLHKWICELDDFDDDPMKSNESILEAILLKWLDEYE, from the coding sequence ATGAAATGGACCGATACCCAACTTATTGCAGAAGAACTTTATGATCGTAATCCAGATTTAGATCCTAAAACAGTACGTTTCACGGATTTGCATAAGTGGATTTGTGAACTAGACGATTTTGATGATGATCCAATGAAATCTAACGAGAGTATTCTCGAAGCGATTTTGTTGAAATGGTTAGATGAATACGAATAA
- the iscU gene encoding Fe-S cluster assembly scaffold IscU encodes MAYSEKVIDHYENPRNVGSMDKKDNSVGTGMVGAPACGDVMQLQIKVNDSGIIEDAKFKTYGCGSAIASSSLITEWVKGKSLDEAGAIKNSQIAEELELPPVKVHCSILAEDAIKAAIADYKNKQGK; translated from the coding sequence ATGGCTTACAGTGAAAAAGTTATCGATCATTATGAAAATCCACGTAACGTAGGTTCGATGGATAAAAAAGATAATTCAGTAGGAACGGGTATGGTTGGCGCACCGGCTTGTGGTGACGTTATGCAATTACAAATCAAAGTAAATGATAGCGGCATTATTGAAGATGCGAAATTTAAAACCTATGGTTGTGGTTCTGCGATCGCTTCTAGCTCTTTAATTACTGAATGGGTAAAAGGAAAATCTTTAGATGAAGCTGGCGCAATTAAAAACAGCCAAATTGCGGAAGAACTTGAATTACCGCCAGTAAAAGTACACTGCTCAATTTTAGCAGAAGATGCAATTAAAGCCGCTATTGCTGACTACAAAAATAAACAAGGTAAGTAA
- a CDS encoding IscS subfamily cysteine desulfurase, with the protein MKLPIYLDYAATCPVDERVAKKMMEYLTIDGVFGNPASRSHKFGWQAEEAVDIARNQIADLIGADSREIVFTSGATEADNLAIKGAAHFYQTKGKHIITCKTEHKAVLDTCRQLEREGFEVTYLDPEEDGLIDLEKFKAALRPDTIVVSIMHVNNEIGVIQDIKAIGELCRANKTIFHVDATQSVGKVQINLAELQVDLMSMSSHKLYGPKGIGALYVCRKPRVRLEAIIHGGGHERGMRSGTLPVHQIVGMGEAYRIAKEEMDTEMPRIRALRDRLYNGLKEIEETYVNGSMEHRVANNLNISFNYVEGESLMMALRDVAVSSGSACTSASLEPSYVLRALGRNDELAHSSIRFTLGRWTTEEEIDYTINLTRNAVAKLRELSPLWDMFKEGIDLNTIEWSAH; encoded by the coding sequence ATGAAATTACCAATTTATTTAGATTATGCAGCAACATGTCCAGTTGATGAACGTGTGGCTAAAAAAATGATGGAATATTTAACCATTGATGGTGTATTCGGTAATCCAGCATCTCGTTCACATAAATTTGGCTGGCAAGCTGAAGAAGCTGTAGATATTGCACGTAATCAAATTGCGGATTTGATTGGCGCAGACTCACGTGAGATCGTGTTTACTTCTGGCGCAACAGAAGCAGATAACCTTGCAATTAAAGGTGCAGCGCACTTTTATCAAACAAAAGGTAAGCACATTATCACCTGTAAAACTGAGCACAAAGCCGTATTAGATACTTGTCGTCAATTAGAGCGTGAAGGCTTTGAAGTCACCTATTTAGATCCAGAAGAAGATGGTTTAATCGATCTTGAGAAATTTAAAGCAGCATTGCGTCCAGACACAATTGTTGTGTCAATCATGCATGTAAATAATGAGATTGGCGTGATTCAAGATATTAAAGCAATTGGTGAGCTTTGCCGTGCAAACAAAACCATTTTCCACGTAGATGCAACACAAAGCGTAGGTAAAGTTCAAATCAATCTTGCTGAATTACAGGTGGATTTAATGTCAATGTCTAGCCACAAACTATACGGGCCAAAAGGGATTGGTGCATTATATGTTTGTCGTAAACCGCGTGTTCGTTTAGAAGCAATTATCCATGGTGGTGGTCACGAACGTGGTATGCGTTCAGGTACATTACCGGTACACCAAATCGTGGGTATGGGTGAAGCTTATCGTATTGCAAAAGAAGAAATGGATACTGAAATGCCACGTATTCGAGCATTGCGAGATCGTTTATACAATGGTTTAAAAGAAATTGAAGAAACTTATGTAAATGGTTCCATGGAACACCGAGTCGCCAATAATTTGAATATCAGTTTTAACTATGTTGAAGGTGAATCATTAATGATGGCATTACGTGATGTGGCAGTTTCTTCTGGTTCTGCTTGTACTTCTGCAAGTTTAGAGCCATCTTATGTACTACGTGCATTAGGTCGTAATGATGAATTAGCACATAGCTCAATTCGTTTCACACTTGGTCGTTGGACAACGGAAGAAGAAATTGATTACACCATTAATTTAACTCGTAATGCAGTAGCAAAACTTCGTGAATTATCGCCACTTTGGGATATGTTCAAAGAAGGCATTGATTTAAATACTATTGAGTGGTCAGCTCACTAA
- the hscA gene encoding Fe-S protein assembly chaperone HscA — protein MALLQIAEPGQTAAPHQHRLAVGIDLGTTNSLVAAVRSGQATILNDEQDRSLVPSVVYYGENEKLVGTEAFAKATVDPKNTIISVKRLIGRSLGDVQSRYTNLPYEFVASENGLPLLVTHQGKKSPIEVSADILSRLNHIAEQRLAGELSGVVITVPAYFDDAQRQSTKDAARLAGLNVLRLLNEPTAAAVAYGLDSGREGVIAVYDLGGGTFDISILRLSKGVFEVLATGGDTALGGDDFDHLIADWIVEQTGIQPENVNEQRELLSLATQTKIALTSAQSAVISWRGFEGELSREQFNELIHSLVKRSLLTCRRALKDANVEAEDVQEVVMVGGSTRVPYVREQVGEFFGKTPLTSIDPDKVVALGAAIQADILVGNKNDSDMLLLDVVPLSLGIETMGGLVEKIIPRNTTIPVARAQEFTTFKDGQTAMTVHVVQGERELVDDCRSLGRFTLRGIPPMVAGAAHIRVTYQVDADGLLNVTAMEKSTKVQASIQIKPSYGLTDEEVTAMIKASFDNAQDDMQARELAEQRVEADRVIESVIVALQQDGAELLTEAEFHQIENALKQLMDVKEGTDRHAIVQGIKALDVATQEFAARRMNKSINQALTGKLVSDIEQ, from the coding sequence ATGGCATTACTCCAAATTGCAGAGCCTGGACAAACGGCTGCACCACATCAACATCGTCTTGCGGTAGGGATTGATTTAGGTACAACAAACTCTTTAGTTGCCGCTGTACGTAGCGGTCAAGCAACCATTTTAAATGATGAACAAGATAGAAGCCTTGTCCCTTCAGTCGTTTATTATGGTGAAAATGAAAAACTTGTTGGTACAGAAGCATTTGCAAAAGCTACGGTTGATCCTAAGAATACGATTATTTCCGTAAAACGTCTGATTGGACGTAGTCTTGGTGATGTGCAATCTCGTTATACCAATTTACCCTATGAGTTTGTGGCAAGTGAAAATGGGTTGCCATTATTGGTCACGCATCAAGGGAAAAAAAGCCCTATTGAAGTCTCTGCGGATATTTTATCTCGTTTAAATCATATTGCAGAACAACGCCTTGCAGGTGAGCTTTCTGGCGTGGTGATTACCGTACCCGCCTATTTTGATGATGCTCAACGCCAAAGTACAAAAGATGCAGCACGTCTTGCAGGGTTAAATGTATTACGTTTATTAAATGAACCCACTGCAGCAGCAGTCGCTTATGGCTTAGATAGCGGAAGAGAAGGCGTCATCGCTGTTTATGACTTGGGTGGCGGTACCTTTGATATCTCGATTTTACGCTTGTCTAAAGGTGTATTTGAAGTCTTAGCAACAGGTGGGGATACTGCTTTAGGTGGTGATGATTTTGACCATTTAATTGCCGATTGGATTGTTGAACAAACGGGTATTCAACCAGAAAATGTAAATGAGCAGCGTGAGCTTTTAAGCTTAGCGACCCAGACTAAAATTGCTTTAACAAGTGCACAAAGTGCGGTCATTTCTTGGCGCGGATTTGAAGGTGAGTTAAGTCGTGAGCAATTCAATGAATTAATCCACTCATTGGTAAAACGCTCTTTATTAACCTGTCGTCGTGCATTGAAAGATGCGAATGTTGAAGCTGAAGACGTACAAGAAGTGGTTATGGTTGGTGGTTCAACTCGCGTGCCTTACGTACGTGAGCAAGTGGGCGAGTTCTTCGGTAAAACCCCATTAACCTCGATTGACCCAGATAAAGTAGTAGCCTTAGGTGCGGCAATTCAAGCGGATATTTTAGTGGGCAACAAAAATGACAGCGATATGTTGTTACTCGATGTTGTACCACTTTCTTTAGGCATTGAAACTATGGGCGGTTTAGTGGAAAAAATTATTCCACGTAATACCACGATTCCAGTGGCTCGCGCGCAAGAATTTACCACCTTTAAAGATGGTCAGACTGCGATGACGGTACACGTAGTACAAGGTGAACGTGAATTAGTGGATGATTGCCGTTCTTTAGGTCGTTTTACGTTGCGTGGTATTCCGCCAATGGTGGCAGGCGCAGCTCATATTCGAGTGACTTATCAAGTGGATGCGGATGGCTTATTAAATGTGACCGCCATGGAAAAATCCACAAAAGTCCAAGCATCGATTCAAATTAAGCCTTCTTATGGCTTAACAGATGAAGAAGTAACGGCAATGATTAAAGCTTCTTTTGATAATGCACAAGATGATATGCAAGCCCGTGAATTAGCTGAGCAGCGCGTTGAGGCTGATCGTGTGATTGAAAGCGTGATTGTAGCATTACAACAAGATGGGGCGGAATTATTAACCGAAGCCGAATTCCACCAAATTGAAAATGCATTGAAACAATTAATGGATGTAAAAGAAGGAACAGATCGTCATGCTATTGTTCAAGGAATCAAAGCCCTTGATGTCGCAACTCAAGAATTTGCGGCAAGACGAATGAATAAATCCATTAACCAAGCGCTAACAGGTAAATTGGTGTCAGATATTGAGCAATAA
- the iscR gene encoding Fe-S cluster assembly transcriptional regulator IscR, which produces MKLTSKGRYAVTAILDIALHAGSAPVCLADISERQNISLSYLEQLFAKLRRGGLVKSVRGPGGGYCLALPLDQISIGMVISAVNENINVTRCLGKGNCKDGVECLTHTLWQELSDRISDFLDEISLAELVEKKTGKHKAHKDFDDLVVVNQ; this is translated from the coding sequence ATGAAACTTACATCTAAAGGACGATATGCAGTTACTGCGATTTTAGATATCGCATTACATGCAGGGTCTGCGCCAGTTTGTTTAGCGGATATTTCGGAACGTCAAAATATTTCACTTTCTTATCTTGAGCAGCTATTTGCAAAATTACGAAGAGGTGGATTAGTAAAGAGCGTTAGAGGTCCAGGAGGCGGCTATTGTTTAGCTTTACCACTTGATCAAATATCTATTGGTATGGTGATTTCTGCTGTAAATGAAAATATTAATGTAACTAGATGCCTAGGAAAAGGAAATTGTAAAGACGGAGTAGAATGTTTGACTCATACTTTATGGCAAGAATTAAGTGATCGTATTTCTGATTTTTTAGATGAGATCTCATTAGCTGAGCTTGTTGAGAAAAAAACAGGAAAACATAAAGCTCACAAAGATTTTGATGATTTGGTTGTAGTCAACCAATAA
- a CDS encoding helix-turn-helix domain-containing protein gives MGKHYTIEFKLQVLQPILNGKMSIRETARFYNIPSNALVGTWLKRFEKSGIKGLIPRKPSGRPPMKPKYAKMPPPPKTEEDRLRLRILQLEAEVAYLKELRRLRLQDEAEQRKLSKG, from the coding sequence ATGGGTAAACACTACACAATCGAATTTAAATTACAGGTTCTTCAACCTATTTTGAATGGGAAAATGAGTATTAGAGAAACTGCGCGTTTTTACAATATTCCTTCCAACGCCTTAGTCGGAACATGGTTGAAACGGTTTGAAAAAAGTGGCATAAAAGGACTTATTCCCCGTAAACCATCAGGACGACCGCCGATGAAACCCAAATATGCAAAAATGCCACCGCCACCCAAAACTGAAGAAGACCGTTTACGCCTGAGAATTTTACAGCTTGAAGCGGAGGTAGCCTACCTAAAGGAGTTGAGAAGGCTCAGACTTCAGGACGAAGCCGAGCAACGGAAATTATCCAAAGGTTAA
- the pal gene encoding peptidoglycan-associated lipoprotein Pal — MNKFVKSLLVAGSVAALAACSSSNNDAAGNGANNNGQTFGGYSVEDLQQRYNTVYFGFDKFNIEGEYVQILDAHAAYLNATPASKVIVEGNTDERGTPEYNIALGQRRADAVKGFLAGKGVDAGKVSTVSYGEEKPAVLGHDEAAYSKNRRAVLAY, encoded by the coding sequence ATGAACAAATTTGTTAAATCATTATTAGTTGCTGGTTCAGTAGCTGCATTAGCAGCATGTAGCTCATCAAACAACGATGCAGCAGGCAACGGTGCTAACAACAACGGCCAAACTTTCGGTGGTTACTCTGTTGAAGATCTTCAACAACGTTATAACACCGTTTATTTCGGTTTCGACAAATTCAACATCGAAGGTGAATACGTTCAAATCTTAGATGCTCACGCAGCATACTTAAATGCAACTCCAGCTTCTAAAGTTATTGTTGAAGGTAACACTGACGAACGTGGTACTCCAGAGTACAACATTGCTTTAGGTCAACGCCGTGCTGACGCAGTTAAAGGTTTCTTAGCTGGTAAAGGTGTTGATGCGGGTAAAGTATCAACTGTTTCTTACGGTGAAGAAAAACCTGCAGTGTTAGGTCACGATGAAGCAGCATACTCTAAAAACCGTCGTGCAGTGTTAGCATACTAA
- the tolB gene encoding Tol-Pal system beta propeller repeat protein TolB codes for MKLIKRVIGLFVVMFAFASTAMAEDEVRIVIDEGVDGARPIAVVPFTGSAPENIGQIVADDLRNSGKFNPIPVSQMPQQPATAAEVKPEAWTALGIDAVVVGQVTSTGSGYNISYQLVDTVGASGTPGAVLVQNSYTVTNKWLRYGAHTVSDEVFEKLTGIRGAFRTRIAYVVQKNGGSQPYEVRVADYDGYNQFIVNRSSQPIMSPAWSSDGKRLAYVSFENKKSQLVVQDLGSGSRKVVASFPGHNGAPAFSPDGSKLAFASSQDGLLNIYVMGSNGGTPTQLTRGAGNNTEPSWSPDGSSILFTSDRSGSPQVYRMSASGGGASPIGGRGSAQISSDGKTLVMINGNNNVVKQDLTTGSSEVLSTSFLGESPSISPNGIMIIYSSTQGLGKVLQLVSADGRFKASLPGSNGQVKFPAWSPYLTK; via the coding sequence ATGAAATTGATCAAACGTGTTATAGGGCTATTTGTGGTGATGTTTGCATTTGCAAGCACAGCAATGGCAGAAGATGAAGTTCGAATTGTGATTGATGAAGGGGTAGATGGGGCTCGTCCTATCGCAGTTGTTCCTTTCACAGGTTCAGCACCTGAAAATATTGGTCAAATTGTTGCGGATGACTTACGTAATAGTGGTAAATTTAACCCAATTCCAGTAAGCCAAATGCCACAACAACCAGCAACTGCAGCAGAAGTGAAACCAGAGGCTTGGACTGCTTTAGGTATTGATGCTGTTGTTGTAGGTCAAGTGACTTCAACTGGTAGTGGTTATAACATTTCTTATCAGTTAGTTGACACTGTAGGGGCATCAGGTACGCCAGGTGCAGTGCTTGTACAAAATAGCTATACCGTGACTAATAAATGGTTGCGTTACGGTGCGCACACTGTGAGTGATGAAGTATTTGAAAAATTAACTGGTATTCGTGGTGCATTCAGAACGCGCATTGCTTATGTGGTACAAAAAAATGGTGGTTCACAACCTTATGAAGTTCGTGTAGCAGATTATGATGGTTATAACCAATTTATCGTAAATCGTAGCTCACAGCCAATTATGTCTCCAGCATGGTCTTCAGATGGTAAACGTTTAGCTTACGTATCTTTTGAGAACAAAAAATCACAACTTGTTGTACAAGACCTTGGTTCAGGTTCTCGTAAAGTTGTTGCTTCTTTCCCAGGTCATAACGGTGCACCAGCGTTCTCTCCAGACGGTTCTAAACTTGCGTTTGCTTCTTCACAAGATGGTTTATTAAACATCTATGTAATGGGCTCAAATGGTGGTACACCTACTCAATTAACTCGCGGTGCGGGTAATAATACAGAACCATCATGGTCTCCAGATGGTAGCTCAATTCTCTTTACTTCAGATAGAAGCGGTTCACCACAAGTTTATCGTATGAGCGCAAGCGGTGGTGGCGCATCACCAATAGGTGGTCGTGGTAGTGCACAAATCAGTAGTGATGGTAAAACACTTGTGATGATTAACGGTAATAATAACGTGGTGAAACAAGATCTCACAACTGGTAGCTCTGAGGTATTAAGTACATCTTTCTTAGGTGAAAGCCCAAGCATTTCTCCTAACGGTATTATGATTATTTACAGCTCTACACAAGGGTTAGGAAAGGTGTTACAATTAGTTTCTGCAGATGGTCGCTTTAAGGCGAGTCTTCCAGGAAGTAATGGCCAAGTGAAATTTCCTGCTTGGTCGCCATATTTGACTAAATAA